A window of the Mesotoga prima MesG1.Ag.4.2 genome harbors these coding sequences:
- a CDS encoding ABC transporter permease — protein sequence MGAYFRRKIIIYLLTFVFAVTIDWMIPRFMPGNPITNLLSRFSTRSDTTEVIAGYLNEIYGLDKSPLHQYFAFWAGLFRGDLGVSLYVTGAPVTRVIARALPFDLALLIPAIMLSYIAGNKFGAFAARKKKLDGIVLPIWYVLTATPYMWLGILLAWFFGVALDVLPIAGAYSFSMVPNWSWTFIWDFLKHWILPFSSLFLVQFGGWAIGMRNMIIYELEAEYSRYLESLGASGRLVRQYAYKNAVLPQITGLALQLGVIVAGALATEVVFSYPGIGHLLKEAIMNQDYFLIQGCFLFIIVGVLLANIILDIAYILIDPRIRHTAEGETV from the coding sequence GTGGGAGCCTATTTCAGAAGAAAGATAATAATCTACCTGCTGACATTTGTATTTGCGGTTACGATAGACTGGATGATACCGCGATTCATGCCCGGCAATCCAATTACGAATCTACTGTCTAGGTTTTCCACCAGATCGGATACAACCGAGGTAATCGCCGGCTACCTTAACGAGATCTACGGGCTGGACAAGTCACCTCTTCATCAGTATTTCGCTTTTTGGGCGGGCCTTTTCAGAGGCGATCTCGGAGTCAGCTTATATGTTACAGGCGCTCCCGTTACGAGGGTAATAGCCAGGGCCCTGCCCTTTGATCTTGCCCTTTTGATTCCCGCAATAATGTTGAGTTATATAGCCGGGAACAAGTTCGGCGCCTTTGCCGCCAGGAAAAAGAAACTAGACGGCATCGTCTTGCCCATCTGGTACGTGCTTACGGCCACGCCCTACATGTGGCTCGGTATACTTCTGGCCTGGTTCTTTGGGGTCGCGCTAGACGTTCTTCCCATAGCGGGCGCCTACAGTTTTTCAATGGTCCCCAACTGGAGCTGGACCTTCATCTGGGATTTCCTGAAGCACTGGATACTTCCCTTCAGCTCTCTCTTTCTCGTGCAATTTGGAGGCTGGGCCATCGGAATGCGTAACATGATCATCTACGAACTCGAGGCCGAGTATTCCAGGTACCTTGAATCTCTGGGTGCCTCGGGAAGACTGGTCAGACAGTATGCCTATAAGAACGCGGTTCTTCCTCAGATCACAGGACTGGCTCTCCAGCTAGGTGTCATAGTTGCCGGGGCTCTTGCTACCGAAGTCGTCTTTTCATACCCCGGCATCGGACATCTTCTAAAGGAAGCGATAATGAATCAAGATTACTTCCTAATACAGGGCTGTTTTCTGTTCATAATCGTCGGCGTGTTGTTGGCTAACATCATTCTGGATATCGCGTATATACTGATCGATCCGAGAATCAGGCACACGGCAGAAGGAGAGACTGTATGA
- a CDS encoding ABC transporter permease, protein MKTKNEFLYFALRNGRLKVGFFILVIFILLAIFGPLFAKYGPLDYAGPGYHPPSKEFWLGTTTFGQDVFSQTVYGLRSTFLVGLVAGGLATLLGVLIGFVAGYHGGMIDELLNMLTNVVTVIPTLALLLIVAAYLPYRGILVQSIFIGLTSWPWAARAIRAQTFTLRTRDFVDLARITGMKPMRIIFGEIAPNMMSYLFMTFILQFGGAILAAVTLDFIGLGPTQGISLGLMMQNAVLWSAIQLGMWWWLIPPGVAITAIVGALYFMNTGLDEVFNPKLREL, encoded by the coding sequence ATGAAGACAAAGAATGAATTTCTATACTTCGCCCTGAGGAACGGACGTCTGAAGGTCGGCTTTTTCATACTGGTGATCTTCATCTTACTCGCGATCTTCGGACCTCTCTTCGCGAAGTACGGACCGCTCGATTATGCGGGGCCAGGTTACCACCCTCCTTCAAAAGAGTTCTGGTTAGGGACCACAACCTTCGGGCAGGATGTTTTCTCGCAGACGGTTTACGGGCTGAGATCAACCTTCCTGGTCGGATTGGTTGCCGGAGGTCTCGCTACGCTTCTGGGAGTCCTAATCGGCTTCGTAGCCGGCTACCATGGAGGCATGATCGACGAGCTGCTCAATATGTTGACCAATGTGGTCACCGTGATACCGACGCTGGCCCTCCTTCTAATTGTTGCGGCTTATCTGCCATACAGGGGAATACTCGTCCAGAGCATATTTATAGGGCTCACTTCTTGGCCGTGGGCGGCGAGAGCGATAAGGGCCCAGACGTTTACTTTGAGAACAAGGGACTTTGTGGACCTCGCAAGAATAACTGGCATGAAACCCATGAGGATAATCTTTGGGGAGATCGCTCCAAACATGATGTCCTATCTTTTCATGACCTTCATACTCCAGTTCGGAGGCGCTATTCTCGCAGCCGTTACGCTTGATTTCATCGGGCTCGGCCCGACGCAGGGGATTTCTCTAGGGCTAATGATGCAGAATGCGGTTCTTTGGAGCGCAATTCAGCTCGGAATGTGGTGGTGGCTGATACCTCCCGGAGTAGCCATTACGGCTATCGTCGGCGCGCTCTACTTTATGAATACTGGACTGGACGAAGTCTTCAATCCTAAACTGAGGGAGCTGTGA
- a CDS encoding ABC transporter ATP-binding protein — protein sequence MLELINLTKVFKTGMFSSGRLKAVNNVSFKIEEGEVTSLIGESGSGKSTIGKMILRLLTITQGEIRLDGRDISGLKGAELRDYYRKVQGVFQDPFSSYNPIFKVDRVFENLRSVFFAKMHYSDWMDKVHTVLKLVGLDPDQILGKYPHQLSGGQLQRILISRALLLDVNLLVADELISMLDASTRIDVLNLLADLKKKGLSILFITHDLSLGYYLSERAVILFKGHVVEMGRTDKVFFNPQHYYTCKLLSSVPRLDKKWEDIESDHKKKIDGRKCFDPIMDAEHEMVEVEEDHYVAVQRR from the coding sequence ATGCTTGAGCTCATTAATCTGACTAAGGTCTTCAAGACGGGAATGTTCTCTTCAGGAAGGCTCAAGGCCGTAAACAACGTCTCATTCAAGATCGAAGAGGGAGAGGTCACCTCGCTCATAGGCGAAAGCGGGAGCGGAAAAAGCACCATAGGAAAGATGATCTTGAGATTGTTGACAATCACCCAAGGGGAAATACGACTTGACGGACGCGATATAAGCGGGCTGAAGGGCGCAGAGCTAAGAGACTATTACAGAAAGGTCCAGGGTGTCTTTCAGGATCCCTTCAGCTCGTATAATCCTATCTTCAAAGTTGACAGAGTCTTCGAGAATCTTAGATCGGTCTTCTTTGCGAAGATGCACTACAGCGACTGGATGGACAAGGTCCACACGGTCCTGAAACTGGTTGGCCTTGATCCGGATCAGATTCTGGGCAAGTATCCTCATCAGCTCAGCGGCGGGCAGCTCCAGAGAATTCTCATATCCAGGGCCCTGCTGCTGGACGTGAACCTTCTCGTTGCCGACGAACTGATAAGCATGCTCGACGCCTCTACAAGAATAGACGTTTTGAACCTGCTCGCAGACCTCAAAAAGAAGGGGCTTTCAATCCTCTTCATAACTCATGACCTGTCTCTCGGCTACTATTTAAGCGAAAGAGCTGTGATACTGTTCAAAGGTCATGTCGTAGAAATGGGAAGAACTGACAAAGTTTTCTTCAACCCCCAGCACTATTACACATGCAAACTTCTCTCTTCAGTACCGAGGCTCGACAAGAAGTGGGAGGATATTGAAAGCGATCACAAAAAGAAAATAGACGGACGGAAGTGTTTCGATCCCATCATGGATGCGGAACATGAAATGGTGGAAGTTGAAGAGGATCACTATGTTGCCGTACAAAGGAGATGA
- a CDS encoding ABC transporter ATP-binding protein codes for MSLSVDGLRVYYQTLKGDIKALDGVSFDLRDGEIAGIAGESGCGKSTLSNSLIMLRLPMKLVEGSASLDGSPLPIGDQRKMNDFRYKRISIIPQYAMNALNPTVKLKRLISDLLACHGVGYEKTLPELNRRLDLVGLDSSVLKMYPVELSGGMKQRAVMVISTLLNPSLLIADEVTSALDVSTQRAVAEMIVEFRDKGFVKSIIFVTHDISILYQIADSILIMYAGKLVERAATEVIIKRPVHPYTKMLISSLPEVGVHYTDKRLKGIPGKPPQLLSPPRGCRFKDRCPIAFEKCEEEPPMVEIEPSHWVACWGVN; via the coding sequence ATGTCTCTAAGCGTGGATGGCCTTAGAGTCTATTACCAGACTCTTAAGGGAGATATAAAGGCACTGGACGGTGTGAGCTTCGATCTTCGTGATGGGGAGATCGCAGGAATTGCCGGAGAATCGGGCTGTGGAAAGTCGACTCTCAGCAACTCCCTCATAATGCTTCGCCTCCCGATGAAACTCGTGGAAGGCAGTGCCTCTCTTGACGGAAGCCCTCTTCCAATCGGCGATCAAAGAAAGATGAACGACTTCAGATACAAGAGAATCTCGATAATCCCTCAGTATGCTATGAACGCCTTGAATCCCACCGTGAAGCTCAAGAGACTCATCTCAGATCTTCTCGCCTGTCACGGCGTGGGTTACGAAAAAACTCTCCCCGAACTCAACAGGAGGCTGGATCTCGTGGGTCTGGATAGTTCGGTCCTGAAGATGTATCCCGTGGAACTGTCGGGCGGAATGAAGCAGAGGGCCGTAATGGTTATCTCGACGCTTCTGAATCCCTCTCTGCTGATAGCCGACGAGGTCACATCGGCCCTGGATGTCTCGACTCAGCGAGCAGTGGCCGAGATGATCGTGGAGTTCAGGGACAAGGGTTTCGTCAAAAGCATCATCTTCGTTACCCATGACATCTCGATCCTCTACCAGATAGCCGATTCTATTCTTATAATGTACGCGGGTAAGCTTGTCGAGCGGGCCGCCACGGAAGTGATAATAAAAAGGCCCGTCCATCCCTACACGAAGATGCTTATCTCGTCTCTGCCGGAGGTCGGCGTTCACTACACAGATAAGAGACTGAAAGGGATCCCTGGAAAACCCCCTCAACTCCTCTCGCCCCCGCGGGGCTGCAGATTCAAGGACAGATGTCCCATCGCCTTCGAAAAGTGCGAAGAGGAACCGCCCATGGTTGAAATTGAGCCTTCACACTGGGTGGCCTGCTGGGGAGTGAACTAG
- a CDS encoding ABC transporter substrate-binding protein has product MKKRFILLLLAIILVSSLAIGQVYDRKETLYAGGGLWSPPNNWNPFTPWAIMTGTNGLIYEYLFMFDPLSNEMIPWLAVDGGWIDEKTYELKLRDGVYWTDGEEFNAEDVKFTFDIAKKYPGVHYSSMWNWMKEVEIVDRLTVRVHFTEPLYQQWSFQLYQLPMVPEHIWKNKTEAEILTGANEGPIGTGCYTAEGYGQDRMIYLRNENWWAIEQLGIKPTPKRIVYLTVSGNNVALGMIFKGELDISNFFLPGVPAVKSAYGIHTYFDGPPYMLSDNTAVLFLNNSRKPMDDVNFRKAVAWAINADDIVTRVFENQVIKSNPLGFLPIDAWMKYYDEKVVEQYGFKYDPSVSKKVLADAGYKDINGDGFVEAPDGSEIELSIIVPFGWTDWMESIKIIANNLNAVGINAKAEFPDYSRYQDELYGGNFDMAINNFNSNLSNTVWSYYYWLFWDIREQQTQGNYGKYNNPKAFELMEAFDRTPVDDYETGQKIMSELEELFLKEIPYVPLWFNGMWFQASTNVWTNWPSEHGPHYYPCTWNGKWQLGGIFMLTALEAK; this is encoded by the coding sequence ATGAAAAAGAGGTTCATTTTACTACTTCTGGCCATCATACTCGTTAGTAGCCTCGCAATTGGTCAAGTTTACGATCGAAAAGAAACTCTGTACGCCGGTGGAGGCCTTTGGAGTCCACCAAACAACTGGAACCCATTCACCCCATGGGCGATTATGACCGGAACCAACGGTCTAATCTATGAATACCTGTTTATGTTCGATCCTCTGAGCAACGAGATGATACCCTGGCTTGCGGTGGATGGAGGATGGATAGACGAAAAGACCTACGAGCTGAAGCTTCGAGACGGAGTATACTGGACGGATGGAGAGGAGTTCAATGCCGAAGATGTGAAATTCACATTTGACATCGCAAAGAAGTATCCCGGAGTCCATTACAGCTCTATGTGGAACTGGATGAAGGAAGTGGAGATAGTAGACAGACTGACTGTACGTGTCCACTTCACCGAACCGCTGTATCAGCAATGGTCCTTCCAGCTCTACCAGTTGCCCATGGTTCCCGAGCACATATGGAAAAACAAGACGGAAGCCGAAATTCTGACTGGAGCGAACGAGGGGCCCATTGGAACGGGTTGCTACACAGCCGAAGGTTACGGTCAGGACAGAATGATCTATTTGAGAAACGAAAACTGGTGGGCTATCGAGCAGCTGGGAATAAAGCCTACGCCCAAGAGAATAGTCTATCTCACCGTTTCGGGAAACAACGTGGCTCTCGGTATGATCTTCAAAGGGGAACTGGATATCAGTAACTTCTTCCTTCCAGGAGTCCCAGCCGTCAAATCCGCTTACGGAATCCACACATATTTCGATGGCCCGCCTTACATGCTTTCCGACAATACGGCAGTTCTCTTTCTAAACAACAGCAGAAAGCCAATGGATGATGTTAACTTCAGGAAGGCCGTTGCCTGGGCAATAAACGCCGACGACATAGTCACAAGGGTTTTCGAGAACCAGGTAATCAAGTCTAACCCACTTGGCTTCCTTCCTATCGACGCCTGGATGAAGTATTACGATGAAAAGGTTGTCGAGCAGTATGGATTCAAGTACGATCCATCGGTTTCCAAAAAGGTCCTTGCCGATGCGGGCTACAAGGACATTAACGGAGACGGATTCGTCGAGGCGCCGGACGGTTCCGAGATAGAGCTCTCTATAATAGTTCCATTCGGCTGGACCGACTGGATGGAGTCGATAAAGATAATTGCCAACAACCTGAACGCCGTGGGCATTAACGCAAAGGCCGAGTTCCCCGACTATTCGAGGTATCAGGACGAGCTTTACGGCGGCAACTTCGATATGGCGATAAACAACTTCAACAGCAACCTGTCTAACACAGTATGGAGTTACTACTACTGGCTATTCTGGGATATCAGAGAGCAGCAGACTCAGGGCAACTACGGAAAATACAACAATCCCAAGGCCTTTGAGTTGATGGAAGCCTTCGACAGAACGCCTGTCGATGACTACGAGACTGGTCAAAAGATCATGTCGGAACTGGAAGAGCTTTTCTTGAAAGAGATTCCCTACGTTCCCCTCTGGTTCAACGGAATGTGGTTCCAGGCAAGTACCAATGTTTGGACCAACTGGCCGAGCGAACACGGCCCTCACTACTATCCATGTACGTGGAACGGAAAATGGCAGCTCGGTGGTATATTCATGCTGACAGCCCTGGAGGCTAAGTAA
- the bgaS gene encoding beta-galactosidase BgaS translates to MLPYKGDEDMFGEDFLFGASLSGFQFEMGRNSPESIDRGSDWYAWAHDKLNIENGIVSGTFPESGPNYWTGFEEFHRLAADAGMKIIRIGLEWSRILPKPTFERWTDDLDDICNTEALEHYRGIIEDIRNRGMKVMVNLNHFSLPIWLHEPIRVNRYSDFTAGGWADPRAAEEFRKFAALCGRRLGDIVDMWSTENEPNVLATLGYRNRASGFPPSIIRPELAGVARDNLINAHLLGYEELKKETSSPVGLIYAMSWIDGEERAVDSALKAQFEFIDRIKDRTDFLGLNYYSRMVVESDEESDIGYKLLPGFGQGCKPNSLSRSGRPTSDFGWEIYPEGLYNILKTTMRRYDVPVFVTENGIADATDGLRPYYLIGHLKAVEKLIEEGFSVKGYMHWSLTDNYEWASGLGMRFGLVSVDFNDGSLTPRPSYYLLKEIIKQGSVNGFKKMLKEPYDIFDETLLIE, encoded by the coding sequence ATGTTGCCGTACAAAGGAGATGAAGACATGTTTGGCGAAGATTTCCTGTTCGGTGCCTCTCTTTCGGGATTTCAGTTTGAAATGGGTAGGAACTCTCCCGAGAGCATCGACCGCGGCTCGGATTGGTACGCTTGGGCTCATGATAAATTGAACATCGAAAACGGGATAGTTAGCGGGACGTTTCCCGAAAGCGGGCCGAATTACTGGACAGGTTTCGAGGAGTTCCACAGACTTGCGGCCGACGCGGGAATGAAGATAATACGAATAGGTCTGGAGTGGTCTAGAATCCTCCCCAAACCGACTTTCGAGAGATGGACAGATGATTTGGATGACATATGCAACACTGAAGCGTTAGAGCATTACAGAGGGATCATCGAGGACATAAGAAACCGGGGAATGAAGGTGATGGTAAATCTCAACCATTTCTCACTCCCCATTTGGCTCCACGAACCGATTAGGGTCAACAGATACTCCGATTTCACCGCCGGGGGCTGGGCCGATCCCCGCGCTGCGGAGGAATTCCGTAAATTCGCCGCTCTCTGCGGAAGGAGACTTGGAGATATCGTCGACATGTGGTCGACCGAGAATGAACCGAACGTCTTGGCTACGCTTGGCTACAGAAACAGGGCCTCCGGGTTCCCTCCCTCGATAATCAGGCCCGAACTGGCGGGGGTAGCCCGCGACAATCTGATCAATGCCCATCTTCTTGGATACGAGGAACTAAAGAAAGAAACGAGCTCTCCGGTAGGACTGATCTACGCTATGAGCTGGATAGACGGGGAGGAAAGGGCGGTCGATTCTGCCCTGAAAGCTCAGTTTGAATTTATCGACCGCATAAAAGATAGAACGGACTTCCTTGGTTTGAATTACTATTCACGGATGGTAGTAGAAAGCGATGAAGAGAGCGACATAGGTTACAAACTCCTGCCGGGATTCGGACAGGGCTGCAAGCCCAACTCGCTTTCCAGATCGGGCAGACCGACGAGTGATTTCGGCTGGGAGATCTACCCCGAAGGGTTGTACAATATACTGAAGACGACTATGAGAAGGTACGACGTTCCAGTCTTCGTAACCGAGAATGGAATCGCCGATGCCACGGACGGACTGAGACCATACTATCTCATAGGTCACCTGAAAGCAGTGGAAAAGCTTATTGAAGAGGGCTTCAGCGTAAAGGGGTACATGCACTGGTCTCTCACCGACAACTACGAATGGGCCTCCGGCCTTGGGATGCGTTTCGGACTGGTCAGTGTGGACTTCAATGATGGAAGCCTCACTCCGAGACCTTCCTACTACCTTTTGAAAGAAATCATAAAGCAGGGCTCGGTTAATGGTTTCAA
- a CDS encoding glucosidase family protein, whose protein sequence is MDNFDYYVAGRRAYFFGGIDGNAENIGWHLKGKMGGFWLDKYRLFSSYFLSLNGKRVSPTSFQNKVSERIVNYPGADLRILAHPERPLIAIRIESRAKIEFCLRQEMDLVWLEDRPSGNISLRVENQDRDTIVWRELEGMSSFVKVNGKATSEGDWLKLSRRGRLEAVIALGRPGKEGYEQYLLEREEHNRRYLPPFQDTIPFWARAGALELFFERDVGCGFVAGLGEFPWWFGIDGVYTCLGLLDTPMLELVGKTVDNLAKFGNGLAPHEVTTAGRIYAYGRMNEIIAFAYLALKYAVKTSKKEYLELVDNALSHVSGHLSRKLYPQGEGIVEVPISGEFALLDSACWLYSMLKELRDSNMMKDLKNSQFAAWLLERYDREFLKDWYGKDGLFYDALTEKSGNFEGHFIQIYPLSMGLIRREIGERLLAKMEKIGYFKEPGLIHSLPLKTFEAGDYGEGDKNDIVWSLPTLLAIEAGIRYGRPDLSEKFILSLENSLKSEMYGALPEILPAGGCTIQAWNAYAIPLIEHMNSPSPA, encoded by the coding sequence TGGAAAGAGGGTTTCGCCGACAAGTTTTCAGAACAAAGTCTCGGAACGAATTGTCAACTATCCCGGGGCCGACCTCCGGATTCTTGCCCACCCTGAACGGCCACTTATCGCCATCAGAATTGAGAGTCGTGCCAAGATCGAGTTCTGCCTCAGACAGGAGATGGATCTAGTGTGGCTCGAAGACAGACCTTCTGGAAACATCTCGCTGAGAGTGGAGAATCAAGACCGGGACACGATCGTATGGCGCGAATTAGAGGGCATGAGTTCTTTCGTCAAAGTGAACGGAAAGGCCACATCGGAAGGCGACTGGCTGAAACTCAGCAGAAGGGGCAGACTTGAAGCGGTTATTGCTCTGGGCAGACCAGGGAAAGAGGGTTACGAACAATACCTCCTTGAGCGGGAGGAACACAACCGTCGATATCTTCCACCATTCCAGGACACTATACCATTCTGGGCAAGGGCTGGAGCTCTTGAACTCTTCTTCGAAAGAGACGTGGGATGCGGATTTGTCGCTGGGCTGGGAGAGTTCCCCTGGTGGTTCGGGATCGATGGAGTCTATACCTGCCTCGGACTGCTCGACACGCCCATGCTGGAACTTGTGGGAAAGACAGTAGACAATCTCGCGAAATTTGGCAACGGCCTGGCCCCTCACGAAGTTACTACGGCGGGCAGGATATACGCTTACGGAAGAATGAACGAGATAATCGCTTTTGCCTATCTAGCCCTGAAGTATGCGGTAAAGACTTCCAAAAAAGAGTACTTAGAACTTGTGGACAACGCGCTTTCACATGTTTCCGGTCACCTTTCGCGAAAGCTGTATCCTCAGGGTGAAGGCATCGTAGAAGTACCCATCAGTGGCGAATTTGCTCTGCTGGATTCCGCCTGCTGGCTATACTCTATGCTGAAAGAGCTACGCGACTCGAACATGATGAAAGATCTCAAAAACTCTCAGTTCGCGGCTTGGCTCCTTGAAAGATACGATCGTGAGTTTCTAAAAGACTGGTACGGCAAAGATGGCCTTTTTTACGATGCCCTCACCGAAAAAAGCGGGAATTTCGAGGGTCACTTTATACAAATTTACCCACTGTCCATGGGTCTCATCCGGAGAGAAATCGGGGAGAGATTGCTGGCAAAAATGGAGAAGATAGGCTACTTCAAAGAGCCGGGGCTGATACACTCGCTCCCTCTAAAAACCTTCGAAGCAGGCGATTATGGAGAGGGAGACAAAAACGATATTGTCTGGTCACTTCCCACTCTCCTTGCCATAGAAGCGGGAATTAGATACGGAAGGCCGGACCTTTCTGAAAAGTTCATCTTGTCTCTTGAGAACTCTCTAAAAAGCGAAATGTACGGGGCGTTACCGGAAATACTTCCCGCTGGCGGTTGTACGATCCAGGCCTGGAATGCCTATGCGATACCTTTGATCGAGCACATGAACTCCCCCTCCCCTGCTTAA